The genomic interval CCCGACTGATAGACACCGCCGAAGCGACTCACGTCGACGTGCGGGGAGCGTACGATATCGAAACTACCACTGACGAGAGACGGTACGATGTCGTGGTGACCGACGTCGAGCCGACCCGAGACTGAGACACTCGCGGCACACGTCCATCAATACCGGGAATTCGTGCGACCGGCTACAGCACAGCCAGACACACCGTACGACAGTCACCGGATGGGGCGTCGAGGACGCCCTACAACGACTCTTCGTCGTGTTCCTGCCCGCTCTCCTCCGTACTTCCGCGGTCGGAGTAGTCCTCTCGGCCGACGGCGTCGTCGCTCAGCATCGTCATCACGGCCTGTCGGAGGTCGTCGGGGTTCTGAATCTCGTCCTCGTACCCCTGCAACACTGCACCGATGGTGGTCTCGTCGCCCTGCAAGTCGAGCGTCACGTCGCCGTACTCGTCGCGCAGGTCGTCGGTCGAGATGGGGTAGTCGATGTCCTCCGGGTCGAAGTTCTCGAACGTCACGCCGTGGGTACGGTCGTCGTCGGCCATGGTCGGTTCTGAGGCGTGCCCCCGTGAAAGCGCTGTGGCCTGCCGGTCCCGTCTCTCCTCGGTCGCTCCTCACGATTCGCGTCTCCCCGGTCGCTCCCACCGATTCAAGACGCCGCGCGTGCAGCGACGGGTATGGACCTCGCCGCGCGGACCTGGACGGACCTCGCGGAGTGCGAGACGCGCCTCGCGCTCCTCCCGGTCGGGAGCACCGAACAGCACGGCCCGCACGCACCGCTGGGCACCGACCACCTCGCCGCGGCCGCCGTCGCGGAGACGGCTGCGGACGCCCACGACGAGGAGGTGGTCGTCGCCCCCACGGTTCCGGTCGGCGTCTCGGAGGAACACCGCGCGTTCGCGGGGACGCTCTGGGTGGGCGAAGACACCTTCCGAGCGTACGTCGGGGACGTCGTCGAGAGCCTCGCTCACCACGGGTTCGACCACGTGGTCGTCGTCAACGGGCACGGCGGGAACGTCGCTGCGCTCCGGGAGGTCTGCGGTCGACTCACCCGCGACGACGTGGCCTACACGCTCCCGTTCACGTGGTTCGACGGCGTCACGAGCGACCTGCCGATGGGTCACGCCGGAGCGCGCGAGACCGCACTACTCCGGCACGTCGTCCCCGACCTGGTCAGGGAGGAACGCGTCGAGGACGCCCGCGAGGAGGCCGCCGACCGCTGGGGCGAGTGGGTCGCGGGCGTCAACCTCGCGTACGACACCGACGAGTTCTCGCCGAACGGCGTGGTCGGCGACCCGGACGCTGGCGACGCCGAGGCGGGAGAGGTGCTCCTCGACGAAGCGGCGACGGCGCTCTGTGAACTACTGGCAGCGATGGCCGACCGCTGACGGCTACGTCCGCCCGCCATCGGCCGTCGAGCGTCGGCCGTCGAGCAGGATTACCCACGAAAGACACGACTGCGGACGGCTCGCTACCGAAATACTGGGCAAGTAAATAGAGTATACTGGCGTACCGATTCGTTTATCTCGGTAATCAGACTAACGAGTGTGTGGCAGGATTCGACGACGAGGAACGCGAGCGAATCAGAGCCGACCTGCTCCGTGCGGGCGAGGACCTGTTCGTCCAGTACGGACCGAAGCGGGCCACGATAACCGACGTCACCGACGCGGTCGGCGTCTCGAAACCGATCTTCTATCGCTT from Halomarina salina carries:
- a CDS encoding creatininase family protein translates to MDLAARTWTDLAECETRLALLPVGSTEQHGPHAPLGTDHLAAAAVAETAADAHDEEVVVAPTVPVGVSEEHRAFAGTLWVGEDTFRAYVGDVVESLAHHGFDHVVVVNGHGGNVAALREVCGRLTRDDVAYTLPFTWFDGVTSDLPMGHAGARETALLRHVVPDLVREERVEDAREEAADRWGEWVAGVNLAYDTDEFSPNGVVGDPDAGDAEAGEVLLDEAATALCELLAAMADR